The DNA sequence GTGTCTTTTTCATGTTGTAAATAATCATTTACATATTTATAATCACCAATCGTACCATATCTAACCAATAAAGTATCTGCATGATAAACTCTATAAAGAGACTCAGGTTCAGAATAAAGCCTATCTTTTGTAAAATTATGAATATCTTTATAATGTAATTTAACTAATTCTTCATATGCTGTATACCTATTTGAGCTAACTACATCTGTAATTGCAATCCCTATTAATAGGGGAATCATCTCATCCCCAAATATGTCACTTAATGTAGTAATTGCAGTATATCTCACTCCAACATTTTTAGAGTGTTGTGCATAATAAATTAAATCACTTTTTGCTTTTTCTGCTTCTTCAGGAACATTTCTAATTATTTCCGGTAGGGCATGTAAAAAACCCACACAAGTTTCATATTTACCTTCCTTAAATTCATCTAGCCAATCCCAATAATAGTGTATGGTAGTAAAATTACCTGCTAAAAAAAGTACACGCGTTGCATCTACTTTTTTAATAAGTGGAGGACGCGACGAATCATTATCTGCAGAATCTATATACGCAAGTGCAAAAGATTCCAAATTGGGAGATCCTAATTCTAAAAGCAAGTGAAGATAAAGTGATTGTGTAATATCACCTTTTTGCCAAAACCTCTCTTCAATTGCTGGTAAAGCTTCGGTTATGTGATAATATCGGATTGCACGAATACCTGGGCTATCATCCAAACTATCTAAATATGATATATACATTTCCTTATCTATTTGAGTTGGGTATTCTTGCCCAAAATCATTTTGATAACTGATAAAAAAATAGAATAAAATAAACTTTAATAGAATTTTCATTTATGTCTCCAATTTAATTTTTCAAAAAATACCATACTGTCTTTTGAAATTTGAAAGAGCTTTTTCAAAATTAGCTATTTCCATTTGTACTTTGGGTTGCCTTTGAACAAAGTCTTCATAATCTCTTTCTGAACTAAAATTATAATATTTACCAGAGCTATTTTTAATAACATCTTCAATAAATTCTCGCACTATTCTTGAAAAATTAATATCAGCTACTTCTTGAGCTTCATTATAAGGCTTTTTATAATCTTCACAAGTTATTTGATAATCTTTGATTTTCTGATCAAATAATCTTTCTTTATTTGCAACTAATGCGCTGTCGTAATCTTCTTTATGTCTATTTTCATGTGCAAAGGTTACTGGCTCTAACTTATATTTAATTATTTTTGGTTCATATATTTTTGAAACCTTAATATCATGTTCAAAATTTTTAATTTCAGCTTTTGTATTTGCTGTAATTTTTCCATCCACTAATGTGTTATTCAATATATTAATCATATGTGATGTGTTTGTAATTAGAGTCCAGCCAGCAGCAGCTATGTTATTAACACAGAATTCTAAAATATATTCTGGTTTTAATGTATTTACAACTTTATCATTTTCTTTTATTTCCATATTAAATTGAATCATTCCATTATCATTCTTACACGGAGAAGCAGAAATATTTTGTCGTTTCATCCAATAAAGTGGAGCAAAACCGCCAGTTTGAATTGGAAATTTTATATTACCAGATGCGTCTCTTTGAATTGGTTCACATGCATCAGGATTAGCTCCGCCTGCTATAACCTTTTTTAATTGAAAATTGGGTACAGATAAAGGACTATCACAAATATCTAAATCATCACACCCACCTTTTTTAATATCAATACCAGCTACACCAGCAATTAGTGTTAATTCACTTGACGTATTTACGCTTGAAATAATTCCTAAACTATTAATGTTATTTTTTTCATTTGTTTTAGATTTTCCATTAGCAATTCTTCTACTTTTCAAATTGTAAGTTTTCTTGCTTAGACCAGAATTAAAACTCATACTTACATTATTCATTTGAAGTGTATCAGTATTATTAACCTTGGTAATTGCTGGGTCTGAACTTTCTATTTCTGTATCTACATAAAGCATTACTCTAACCGAATCTAGGTCTATTTCATTAATAGCTTTTATTTTAAATGGTTGTTTGCCCGGATAAAACATGTCGCTGCTTATTGTATCTTCGTTTGTATAAATATCTGCATATTCCATATTTTTATAAATGGAGATATAAAATTCTTGATCCACTCCATTTGGGAATGCTAATTTTTCACCTTCGGGTCCTTTCATATATAAATAAATATTGGCTTCTTCTCCCGGTGATAGTTTCTCCTTATCAAATTCAATTATTATTTTAGACTGAAATATATTCATTCTAACTTCTGTATATGGGATGCTTGGATTTGTAGTAGTTACCAATAGGTTTATTATATCACCTTCTAATGGCGGTTCCAACTGATTTGTAATAAATTCTAAATACAACTGTCCGTTTACATGGCTGAGGTTATTTAATACAGTTCCTTTTTCTCCGGTTTGAGGATTTATTAAATACCCATAATCCGCACCTTCCAATATTGCAACATTGAATTTAATATCTTCTGGCAATGTTTTTAACATACATTCGTCAGAATATGTTGAATTTATATATATTCCATTAACGTCATTATTGTAAACATATGGATATTCTACACTTGCTTCGATACTACTTCCTGTTATGCATATTGCTTTAACTAAAATCGTATCAAATGCTACTTCTCCATTTACTTCTGCTTTTAAAATTGCGTTAATATTATTTTCACTATATAAAGGTTTATCATATATTAACTTTATTGGAAAGCCATTATCTAAATAATCTCCGCTGTAAAATGAGTCGCCTATTGTATCTTCTGTTGCTACATTGAAAAATGTCAAGTATTCTTCACCTTCGATTAATGAAATTGTTGGCCAATCTTCGTTTACCTTCCCTATAATAGGTAAACATTCGTTGCTTGTATAAAAATTAAAGTATTTTCCTAAATCGTTAAATTCTATTTCACTTCCATTAATATCAATTCCCAGATAACCATACCATGGTTCTATATATCCTTCCATTCTAAACCTTTTATAATGGCTGCCATCAACATATACATCAAAATAATCTCCAAGCATTCCATAATATTCATACTCCCCTCTTAATGAATTCCAATGGACATATTCCAAAGTAAAATCATATGTTGTGCCTAACGGATTGTTAATTTCATAAACAAAATTTCCATCAAACTCATATTCCGGAGATCTATTATCGCTGCAGAATGGTGTATTTGTTCGTATTCTATATCCAAATCTCGGTTTTGTGCCTTGGTATGAAGGTATCCACGAATATTCTAATCTTATACTATGTGGCTCAGTCAAAATATTATTTCTGATAATTGAAGAACCCTTTGTAATAAGTGGCTTAATTTCAACTTTCTCTTTTATTTTTACTTGTCCGTAAGATGTCGTGAATCCGCCAAAGGCGGACAAGAAGGCAAAGGTGAAAAGAAAAAACGTTAAAAACGTTGAGACGTGTAAACGAAAGAAGTTAGTAAAGCTAAATCTTAAATGATTGATTTGGGTAATTGCAAGATCGCAATATTCTAAAATTAAAAGATTTGTCTGCCGTTTTTGTGGCAGATTACAAGAATGCAAGATTGGTATTGATTTTGGGGATTTTAACATCATTTTTCCTCCGGTTACTTAATTTATTTTCCTTTCTTCATACTCCCCCATTTTGTATGAATTAACTTTTTAAAGCTCAATTAATTTTAGTTAAATATCAAATTATTTTTTCATTAAATTATCATAAAATGAGATAATCAGTATTAAAAAAAATCCCACCGAATTGATGGGATTGAATTTAATTATTTTGCCACGAATGCACGAATTTATTTTTACGTTTTACGTCTCTGCGTCTCAACGTTTTTACGTTTATCGTTTCACTTTTAACTTTTCGGCTTATAAATTACACCTTTATTTTTCTGTCCGCTAATTTTTGTAATGAGCGGAATATCAAATCTCAAATGTCTTGTAAAAGTATATTCTTCAATAGATTCTTGTTGTGCCAGCCAATCCCAATCTATAAAACATTCTCCGGGAGTTTCTGCAATTGTAAAATATCCAACTCCAAAAGAAGTAATATTATGAAAAAAATGTGAGCCTTGAGATGGCGTTACACTAAAATCTTTAAATCCCGCTTCAATAATTACTGAAGCTCCCGAAATTTGATCCCAAGTAACCGGAATTCCAAGCCAAGGATCAGTACTTCCCCATCTGCCAACGCCGATTAAAATATATGGTCGTTTTGCATTTACAAGTTTTTCATTAATTTTTGCAATTTCATAAGCAATATCTTTACTTTTACTTCTCTCAAATTTTTCTCTATCAACTACAACTAAATCGCGAATATTATCATAAATTCCATCACCCAAAACTTGTTTTGTTGAGCAAAGCATTTCATCTCTATTTACTTCTTGAAATTCAATATTGCTTGCTTCGCGCGTCATAACCATTGGGCGCATTTGCAGAATTGCAAATTCTTTAAGTACACCTTTTGGCACCGACATATTTAGTGCAAATTCAATTTCAACTTGAGTTCCCATTACGTAAGTACCAAAGTTCAAAATCAATTCTAAAATTTGCGGAAGAGGAAAAATATTTTGTTTTAAGATTGGAGCAAAAGTTACAACTCTTGTTCCCGATCTTGAAATTCCATCATAAACAGCATCATTTTCCGGGGAGTATGTTGATCCGGTATAAAAAAGTGTATTATCTTTTTCGGCAATTTCAAGTTTATATTGTTGAACTAAATTGTTGGGAATTTCATTAGAGCCGGTGTAAAGTCTTCCTTCAATATTTAATGCATAAAAATTCTGCTGAGCATTTTTCATTGTTTCTTTTGTTGTGAAAAACTGCATTAAATGTTTGGGATAACGAGGACAAAATCTTACTGTATTTCCACCTTCTACAACGGTTTTGCCCAATCCCAGAGCCACTAAAGCAATTCCATCTTGAGATTTTTGCGGAGCAATCGGATAAAAATTATATGATTTTGCAACTCCGGCAATATCCGGATAAAATCTTTCGTTATGCTGAGTTCCGACAAGTTTCTGAATAATAACAGCCATTTTTTCTTCTTCTAATCTATAAGAAGTAGCTTTTAAATAATCCTTTGATCTTTGCAAGAAAGTTGAAGCATAAACTAATTTTATTGTTTGTAAAAGTTCATCTAAACGTGTATCAAGATCAGTATCATTATTAGGAATCATGTACGTTTGATAAACACCGGCAAACGGCTGGAATTGAGAATCTTCCAATAAACTTGATGAACGAACAGCAAGCGGAGTTTTTATCAAACTTAAAACTTCAATCAATTTTAGAATTACTTCGCTTGGAAATTTTTCCGCTTCCAAAAATTTTGTAATTATTTTTTTATCTTCTTTTTCATTAATTGCAAAACTCAATAAATCATTTTCTTCAAGAAAGCTATCAAAAACATCCGTTGCTAAAACAACCGCGCTGGGAACGTAAATTTCTACGCCCTCAAATTTATTTTCTATATCATAATTAACAATTAAGGAATTTATAAATCCCAAACCTCTTGCTTTTCCGCCAAGCGAACCGCCGCCAATTCTTGCAAAACTATTTTTTGGATCGAAAGTTTCTCTATCAAATTCCGTTACGGTTCCGCGCTGACGCAATTCTTGATAACTTTTTATATTGGATATTAAATCATTACGCAATTCAGTTACAGATTTAAAATCTGATATTTTTTTTGGTCTAAAATGTTGAGCAAGCCAAAACTCCGTTCTCGCTTTAAGCCAATTTGAGAAATGATTTCGTTCGGAATGATAAGCTACACATTCATCGGGAACAACTGTTAATTGTTCTTCGAGATTTTTTAAATTTTTTGCGCGACTAACTTCTGTTCCATCAGGCATTTTGAAAATAAAATCGCCAAATCCAAAATTTGCCATCAAAAATTTTTTAAGATCAGCTAATAATGTTGGAGATGTTTTCTGCAAAAATGAAGCTTGAATTTCTTGAGCCATTGATGCATGATCTGCTTGACTTGATTGAAGCAGAATCGGAATATCATCTTGAAGTTCTTTTACTTTTTTAGCAAACTTCAAACCGGCTTCCGGATCTTTAACTCCTTTATGAGGAAAATTTACATCCGAAATTATTCCCAAAATATATTTTTGATATTTTTCAAAATATTCCCAAGCTTCTTCGTAACTGGTACACAAAAGAATTTTGGGTCGTGCGCGCATTCTTAAAAATCTGTGAGAAGTATTTACACCTTCGGAAATTAATCTTTGTGATTGCTTAAAAACTTGTGTATAAATAAGAGGTAAATATTGTGAGTAAAATTTTACATCATCTTCAACTAAAATTATTGCTTGAACTCCAACAACGGAAGTATCATTTTCAATATTTTTTTTATCTTCAATATATTTTATAATTCCCATCAGTAAACGATAATCACCTTGCCAGATAAAAAATCTATCAAAAATATGTGAGTTTGGAGTATGTTTAATTTCCTTTCGCTCTTGATTATCATACGCCAAAAGTACAATTGGTAAATCCGGATTTATTTTTTTTACGCGTTTTGCAAAATCAATAACGTGCATATCTTCAATATGCATAGTGGTGATAACCAAATCGAAACTATTTTTATTTGTTACTAATTCAATTCCTTCAACACCGGTTGTAACGTGAACAATTTCCGGAGTGTGGCTTAAATTTAAGGTATGATATTCTTCACGAATTAATTCGTAAAGTCTGCCGTCTTCTTCAAATAAATAATTATCATACAAACTAGAGACAAGTAAAATGTCTCTAATTTTATATTTCATTAATTTTTGAAATTTTTTTAGACGGCTTCCAAAAACGTCTTTAACTTCAATATCTGTTAATTCTCTTTTTATCATTTTAATTTTTTACACAAGTCCTTGGTCCAACATTGCATCGGCAACTTTTAAGAATCCGGCAATATTTGCACCGTTTACGTAATTTCCCGGAGTTCCGAATCTATCTGCCGTTGTAATACATGTATTATGAATACGAATCATAATTTCGTGCAAGCGTTTATCAACTTCATCCTTTGACCACGGAAGGCGCATGCTATTTTGCGACATTTCCAAACCGGAAGTTGCAACCCCACCGGCATTTGAAGCTTTTCCGGGTGCATATAAAATTCCGGCCTCACTAAAAATTTTGTATCCTCCGATTGTTGTTGGCATATTCGCACCTTCGCAAACACACATACATCCATTATCAACTAAATTTTTTGCATCTTTTTCTTCAATTTCATTTTGGGTTGCACAAGGCAAAGCAACATCGACTTTAATTTCCCAAGGTCTTTTTCCGGCAAAAAATTCTGCCCCAAATTCTTTTGCATAATCTTCTACAATATCTTTATTGCTTGATCTAAGTTTTAACATGTAGTCAACTTTTTCACCGGAAACTCCGTTTTTATCATAAATGAATCCGTCCGGTCCACTTAGAGTTACAACCTTTCCTCCAAGTTCATTTACTTTTTGAACTGCACCCCAAGCAACATTTCCAAATCCGGAAACAGCAACAGTTTTTCCATCAAATGTAGTATTTTTTGTTTTCAACATTTCTTGAGCAAAATACACAACACCAAATCCGGTTGCTTCTGGTCGGACTAATGAACCTCCCCAATTTAAACCTTTACCGGTTAACACTCCGGTAAATTCATTTTTTAGTCTTTTGTATTGGCCAAAAAGATAACCGATTTCTCTTGTTCCAACACCAATATCACCGGCTGGAACATCTGTATCAGCTCCAATATGTCTGAATAATTCAGTCATAAAACTTTGGCAGAAACGCATAATTTCGTTATCACTTTTTCCTTTGGGATTAAAATCAGATCCGCCTTTTCCGCCGCCCATTGGCAAAGTTGTTAAACTATTTTTAAACACTTGTTCAAATGCTAAAAATTTTAGAATTCCCAAAGTTACAGAAGGGTGAAACCGCAAGCCGCCTTTATACGGACCAATTGCGCTATTCATTTCAATTCTAAATCCGCGGTTAACATGAATTTCTCCTTGGTCATCCATCCATGGAACTCTAAACATTATTACTCTTTCCGGCTCAACCATTCTCTCTAAAATTTTTGCGGATTGGTATTCTGGATGTCTTTCTAAAACTAAATCCAAAGATTCTGTTACTTCTTCAATTGCTTGATGAAATTCCGGCTCACTTGGGTTTTTTGCTTTTACATCGGCGATAATTTTTTTTACGTAATCAGACATAAAATTCTCTCTAAATTTTTTTTATAAATTCTTAATTATTAATATAGATAGCTTCAGAACCTTTCGATTTGTAAAATTATTTTTGATGAAAATTTTCGAAATAATTTGTGCAGTATTTTGATCAATAATAGACATTTTATCCAAAAAGAATTCGATGCTGAAATTACCTATATCGGATATCTTTGTATGCTAAACTTAAATTCATTAAATATGATTCGCAAGTACTTTTTTCTTTTACAAATTAACAAGTTACTTTAGCAAAATCATTTTTTTAGTTTGTTCAAAACTTCCAAAATTAATTTTATAAAAATAAATTCCGCTCATCAAATCACTTCCGTTAAATTCAATTTCATAAATTCCAGATAGTTTATTTTCATTAACCAAAGTTTTTACAACTTGTCCTAAAACATTATAAATTTTTAAAACAACTTTTTGTTGAAGATTAGAATTATCCGGAATGGAATATTTTATTTTCGTAGTTGGGTTGAAAGGATTAGGATAATTTTGGTGCAATTCAAAAGTATTTTCCAAAGCAAATTTTTCTTCCGAAATTTCCGTAGGAATTTGAGTTAAAGTATAATCTATTTTTGTTGAATTAATCCAATCATTCAAATTTAAATTCCAACTTTGATATAATTCACTCATCAAAATATTTTGTTCATTAAAATTAAAAAAAGCTCTTTCATAATTTATCCAAACTAAATTTTGATTGTCCCAATCTTCAGAAACATATCCGGTTTGATTTTCATTTTCATCATAAGAATATAAATCACGATACCAAATAATCCAATCTTGAATATCCAAATCCCAATAAAAATAATAATAATCCATATTCAAATTATTTACATAACTATAATTATGTTTTGATTCATTTTCCCATATAGAACTTTCCAAATTCCAAGTTTGAACTATTTTTTCTGTTTCATTAAAAGATTCATCATATGTATAAAGATTTAGAACAACATTTTCCCAAACATTTGAGCTGTTCCATTCTTGATATAAATCTTTAGCTAACAAATTATTGTTATCAAAAGTGCCAAGATGCAGCCAAATATTTATCCATTGGGAAGTTGAATTGTTCCAATCTTGTCTTAAATAAGAAACATTATTTTCATTTGAATCATATTCATATTTATAAATTATATAGTTCTCCCATTTTGCCGATGTCGAATTCCAAACTTGTAAGAGGTCTTCAATCATTAAGTTTTGCAGATTAAAGGAAGTTATATATTGGAAATAATTTTCCCATTTATCAACATTCCAATTTTCTCTAAAAAAGTTTATCCAGTTTCCATTAACATCATATTCACTTGTAAACTTACTTACGTTTACCCAATCCCCGCTTGCTTCATCCCAAATTTGATTTATACTTTCTAATTCCTTAAAACCATCATTATAGAGATTTAAAAACTTTTCGGAATTTTCCCACGCTGAAGTTTCATCATTCCAAATTTGAATTATGTAATTATATTGATATTGATTTAAGTCAAGTGATTTTTGTAAAGTTATTTTTCGATTTTCAAAATTATTTTTTTTCAAATGCGGATGCGATTTAATAAAATTATTGGAATTTCGAATACTGCTATGAGAAAATTTATGATCTGATTTTTTAGGAATTATTTTTTCTGAATTTACAATTAAATCGGTTTGGCAAACCGTAACTGAATAAAATAAAATGAGAAATGTAAAAATGATTTTCACCTTTGCCCCCAATTATTTGTTAACCAGAATTGTTGAATTAACATTTTACAAAGTAAGCAAAACAAAAATTTTATCCAAAAAAAAGCCCGATA is a window from the Ignavibacteriota bacterium genome containing:
- a CDS encoding histidine kinase gives rise to the protein MKYKIRDILLVSSLYDNYLFEEDGRLYELIREEYHTLNLSHTPEIVHVTTGVEGIELVTNKNSFDLVITTMHIEDMHVIDFAKRVKKINPDLPIVLLAYDNQERKEIKHTPNSHIFDRFFIWQGDYRLLMGIIKYIEDKKNIENDTSVVGVQAIILVEDDVKFYSQYLPLIYTQVFKQSQRLISEGVNTSHRFLRMRARPKILLCTSYEEAWEYFEKYQKYILGIISDVNFPHKGVKDPEAGLKFAKKVKELQDDIPILLQSSQADHASMAQEIQASFLQKTSPTLLADLKKFLMANFGFGDFIFKMPDGTEVSRAKNLKNLEEQLTVVPDECVAYHSERNHFSNWLKARTEFWLAQHFRPKKISDFKSVTELRNDLISNIKSYQELRQRGTVTEFDRETFDPKNSFARIGGGSLGGKARGLGFINSLIVNYDIENKFEGVEIYVPSAVVLATDVFDSFLEENDLLSFAINEKEDKKIITKFLEAEKFPSEVILKLIEVLSLIKTPLAVRSSSLLEDSQFQPFAGVYQTYMIPNNDTDLDTRLDELLQTIKLVYASTFLQRSKDYLKATSYRLEEEKMAVIIQKLVGTQHNERFYPDIAGVAKSYNFYPIAPQKSQDGIALVALGLGKTVVEGGNTVRFCPRYPKHLMQFFTTKETMKNAQQNFYALNIEGRLYTGSNEIPNNLVQQYKLEIAEKDNTLFYTGSTYSPENDAVYDGISRSGTRVVTFAPILKQNIFPLPQILELILNFGTYVMGTQVEIEFALNMSVPKGVLKEFAILQMRPMVMTREASNIEFQEVNRDEMLCSTKQVLGDGIYDNIRDLVVVDREKFERSKSKDIAYEIAKINEKLVNAKRPYILIGVGRWGSTDPWLGIPVTWDQISGASVIIEAGFKDFSVTPSQGSHFFHNITSFGVGYFTIAETPGECFIDWDWLAQQESIEEYTFTRHLRFDIPLITKISGQKNKGVIYKPKS
- the gdhA gene encoding NADP-specific glutamate dehydrogenase, translating into MSDYVKKIIADVKAKNPSEPEFHQAIEEVTESLDLVLERHPEYQSAKILERMVEPERVIMFRVPWMDDQGEIHVNRGFRIEMNSAIGPYKGGLRFHPSVTLGILKFLAFEQVFKNSLTTLPMGGGKGGSDFNPKGKSDNEIMRFCQSFMTELFRHIGADTDVPAGDIGVGTREIGYLFGQYKRLKNEFTGVLTGKGLNWGGSLVRPEATGFGVVYFAQEMLKTKNTTFDGKTVAVSGFGNVAWGAVQKVNELGGKVVTLSGPDGFIYDKNGVSGEKVDYMLKLRSSNKDIVEDYAKEFGAEFFAGKRPWEIKVDVALPCATQNEIEEKDAKNLVDNGCMCVCEGANMPTTIGGYKIFSEAGILYAPGKASNAGGVATSGLEMSQNSMRLPWSKDEVDKRLHEIMIRIHNTCITTADRFGTPGNYVNGANIAGFLKVADAMLDQGLV
- a CDS encoding T9SS type A sorting domain-containing protein codes for the protein MIEDLLQVWNSTSAKWENYIIYKYEYDSNENNVSYLRQDWNNSTSQWINIWLHLGTFDNNNLLAKDLYQEWNSSNVWENVVLNLYTYDESFNETEKIVQTWNLESSIWENESKHNYSYVNNLNMDYYYFYWDLDIQDWIIWYRDLYSYDENENQTGYVSEDWDNQNLVWINYERAFFNFNEQNILMSELYQSWNLNLNDWINSTKIDYTLTQIPTEISEEKFALENTFELHQNYPNPFNPTTKIKYSIPDNSNLQQKVVLKIYNVLGQVVKTLVNENKLSGIYEIEFNGSDLMSGIYFYKINFGSFEQTKKMILLK